Proteins encoded together in one Desulfovibrio sp. UCD-KL4C window:
- a CDS encoding Crp/Fnr family transcriptional regulator yields the protein MPRPHIDEFWRIKVNSDIWNKVLELGIRQEFKHGDSIICAGELVTTLRFLQSGVVCMKRTSFDGNEKIIMQIESNSLFGEVPFFTKEPISSSFTCYEDAVVYSFAKDTVEKMMETHPCISKDIIHRLSQKVSVLSNQLASLGLDSLEQRIVKFLFLRYNSMDLSSNETISFGPMRMKDIASILGVHRITLYKALKTLEKDGFIKMLGEHKLQLLNIDALAAIAYN from the coding sequence ATGCCGAGACCGCACATCGATGAATTCTGGCGTATCAAAGTTAACAGCGACATCTGGAACAAAGTTCTGGAGCTGGGGATTCGTCAGGAATTCAAGCATGGTGACTCTATCATCTGCGCAGGGGAACTGGTTACTACATTGCGGTTCCTTCAGTCAGGTGTGGTATGCATGAAGCGAACTTCCTTTGACGGTAATGAAAAGATCATCATGCAGATAGAGAGCAATTCTCTCTTCGGAGAAGTGCCATTCTTTACAAAGGAACCGATCTCCAGTTCGTTTACCTGCTATGAGGATGCTGTCGTCTATTCATTTGCGAAGGATACTGTAGAAAAAATGATGGAGACGCATCCTTGCATTTCAAAGGACATTATACATAGACTCTCTCAAAAGGTGAGCGTTCTCAGTAACCAGCTTGCTTCGCTAGGGCTTGATAGCCTCGAACAACGGATCGTGAAGTTCTTGTTTTTGCGGTATAATTCAATGGATCTGTCTTCCAATGAAACTATTTCTTTTGGGCCCATGCGTATGAAGGATATAGCCTCTATACTTGGAGTTCACAGAATTACACTATACAAGGCATTAAAAACACTTGAAAAAGATGGGTTTATTAAAATGTTGGGAGAACATAAGTTACAACTTTTAAATATTGATGCCCTCGCAGCAATCGCATACAATTGA
- a CDS encoding thioredoxin family protein, with protein sequence MNEIKNITEQASMEHFSSMTDSIVIFYKELCPHCKNMEKVLIKFGAKAPQVELCSVDSEASAELMAKLDFERVPTLVFIKDGEIVKTQSGLMNPRELKALHASL encoded by the coding sequence ATGAATGAAATCAAGAATATCACAGAACAGGCCTCTATGGAGCATTTTAGCTCTATGACAGATTCCATAGTTATTTTTTATAAAGAACTTTGCCCTCACTGCAAAAATATGGAAAAGGTGTTGATCAAATTTGGAGCAAAGGCCCCTCAAGTAGAACTTTGTAGTGTAGATAGCGAAGCTAGTGCTGAGCTCATGGCCAAACTTGATTTTGAACGTGTGCCCACCCTTGTTTTCATCAAAGACGGTGAGATAGTCAAAACTCAGTCCGGCCTCATGAATCCGCGGGAGTTAAAAGCATTACACGCATCCCTTTAA
- a CDS encoding FAD-dependent oxidoreductase — protein MDNNYDLIILGGGVCGMTAAVYAARANMRVLILDENACGGLVNWTKVVENMPSYDSIGGMELVERMQAQVEALGVTIEEAACIDSMKLVGSVKEIEADDETYTSKAVIIATGRKPIPLEVAGDCEQVHYCAICDGASYIGKRVLIVGGGNSGFDESISLLDLGVSELTLVEKMDRFFAAQSTQDNLAKRGNATMLHSTEVVSLNGDGKLESVTLRNVVSEEESVVECDGVFVFMGQQPGTESFAGQLSLDDHGYIITDDVMATAIPGVFAAGDVRPKKYRQITTAMADGTISALEAERFIHSLG, from the coding sequence ATGGATAATAATTACGATTTGATCATTCTGGGCGGAGGAGTCTGCGGCATGACTGCGGCTGTGTATGCCGCGCGCGCCAATATGCGTGTTTTGATACTAGATGAAAACGCTTGCGGTGGACTTGTAAACTGGACAAAAGTCGTGGAAAATATGCCGTCTTATGATTCCATCGGTGGTATGGAGCTGGTTGAGCGTATGCAAGCTCAAGTGGAAGCTCTTGGTGTCACTATTGAGGAGGCGGCCTGCATAGATTCCATGAAACTTGTTGGCTCCGTTAAAGAAATAGAGGCAGACGATGAGACTTATACTTCCAAGGCGGTAATCATTGCCACAGGTCGTAAACCAATTCCATTGGAGGTGGCAGGTGATTGCGAGCAGGTACATTACTGCGCCATATGCGACGGAGCCTCCTATATAGGTAAACGCGTCCTCATCGTGGGAGGCGGTAATAGTGGTTTTGACGAATCCATATCCTTGCTTGACCTCGGAGTTTCTGAGTTGACTTTGGTGGAAAAAATGGATCGCTTCTTCGCCGCTCAATCTACGCAGGACAATCTTGCGAAACGGGGAAATGCCACCATGCTTCATTCCACTGAAGTTGTGTCTTTAAATGGTGACGGCAAACTTGAGTCTGTTACGCTTCGTAATGTTGTTAGCGAAGAAGAGAGCGTAGTGGAATGTGATGGTGTTTTCGTATTTATGGGGCAGCAGCCCGGCACTGAGTCATTTGCAGGTCAGCTCTCTCTTGACGATCACGGTTACATCATCACAGATGATGTCATGGCAACAGCCATTCCCGGAGTCTTTGCGGCAGGTGACGTTCGGCCTAAAAAATATCGGCAAATTACAACAGCAATGGCAGATGGAACCATATCTGCTCTCGAAGCCGAGCGCTTCATACACAGCTTAGGGTAA
- a CDS encoding 2,3-butanediol dehydrogenase, whose translation MSETMRAAVWHGKNDVRVETVPVPPFPSAGWVKIKVDWCGICGSDLHEFVAGPVFIPMDSPHPLTGKQGSVILGHEFTGTVVEVGEGVTNVSVGDFVAPDACQHCGECIMCLAGRYNVCEKLAFTGLHNDGAFAKYVNIPSELCYVLPQGISAEAGALIEPLATGFKAVREAGTILGETVVIIGAGTIGLGTLMAAKAAGAGKIIMLEMSTVRTEKAKECGADVVLNPNECDAVAEIKAMTNGSGADVSFECVGNKFTGPIAVDVLRNAGRAVIVGIFEEPSAFNFFSLSGTDKRVIGTLAYTLSDFKGVSTLMANGQLKAEPMITGRIGLEDIVEKGFLELINNKDENIKIIVSPEE comes from the coding sequence ATGAGCGAAACAATGAGAGCTGCCGTTTGGCACGGAAAAAATGATGTGCGTGTAGAAACAGTTCCGGTTCCCCCGTTTCCTTCAGCAGGGTGGGTAAAAATTAAAGTTGATTGGTGTGGGATATGTGGATCAGATTTGCACGAATTTGTGGCTGGTCCGGTTTTTATTCCAATGGACTCTCCGCATCCGTTGACTGGCAAACAGGGGAGTGTGATCCTTGGGCATGAGTTCACGGGGACGGTGGTTGAAGTTGGCGAGGGCGTTACGAATGTAAGTGTTGGTGATTTTGTCGCTCCAGATGCCTGCCAGCATTGTGGAGAATGTATTATGTGTCTTGCTGGACGATATAACGTATGCGAAAAGTTGGCCTTTACGGGGCTGCATAATGATGGAGCATTCGCAAAATATGTAAATATCCCTAGCGAGTTATGTTATGTTTTACCACAGGGTATTTCTGCCGAAGCCGGAGCTTTGATTGAACCTTTGGCAACTGGTTTTAAAGCTGTACGTGAAGCTGGTACTATTTTGGGTGAGACTGTTGTGATTATCGGAGCTGGGACAATAGGTCTAGGGACTCTTATGGCCGCAAAAGCTGCTGGCGCAGGAAAAATTATTATGTTGGAAATGTCGACTGTCCGGACTGAAAAGGCCAAAGAATGCGGAGCGGATGTAGTGCTCAATCCTAATGAATGTGACGCTGTGGCTGAAATTAAAGCCATGACTAATGGCTCCGGAGCAGATGTCTCGTTTGAATGTGTCGGTAATAAATTCACAGGTCCGATAGCTGTGGATGTCTTACGAAATGCTGGTCGGGCTGTAATTGTAGGTATTTTTGAAGAACCAAGTGCTTTTAATTTCTTTAGCTTAAGTGGCACGGATAAACGTGTAATAGGAACACTTGCTTACACTTTGAGTGATTTTAAGGGTGTTTCAACTCTAATGGCAAACGGTCAGCTTAAAGCCGAGCCCATGATCACGGGGCGAATAGGACTTGAAGATATTGTGGAAAAGGGCTTTTTGGAATTGATCAACAACAAAGATGAGAATATCAAAATTATCGTAAGTCCTGAAGAATAA
- the nhaC gene encoding Na+/H+ antiporter NhaC has translation MSSDVRKPSLLWAFLTFAIPVAIILYGTVVVGVRPPILPLLVAVAVAGIMSLKIGYKWDELQEGMLSAVGRIQIAVAILMLVGMIIASWMASGTIPIIIYWGLKLIAPEQFLLSTFILCSVASLATGTSFGTMGTIGVALLGVGGAMGFDPAWTVGAIVSGAYFGDKMSPVSDSTNITATVCDVPLFTHISSMMWTTVPAAILAIIGYAILGSMHTGDLSSVNNINTILTSLEASFSLSPIAFLPPVLMIVLAYKRLPVLPVMVICILSALAIAMFEGATISALAKELTTGYKAATQSPELNKLLSRGGLMSIMVTILLLTCGMAFGGILEKARVLEVLLEAVLRGAKSPLPLVAATLGAAYIILLGTGSQILAVVVPGRAFGENYKKAGIAPQVLSRTCEDAGTLGCPLIPWSVHAFYILGVLGVSAMEFVPFAFFNIIIPFISLACAATGIGIMKRNDTPEHSLKPATESKSA, from the coding sequence ATGAGTTCAGACGTCAGAAAACCATCCTTGCTTTGGGCTTTTTTAACTTTTGCAATTCCTGTTGCAATTATTTTGTACGGAACGGTTGTAGTAGGGGTACGTCCGCCTATCTTGCCCTTACTTGTAGCCGTTGCTGTTGCTGGTATCATGTCTTTGAAAATCGGCTATAAATGGGATGAGTTGCAGGAGGGCATGCTTTCAGCTGTCGGTCGCATTCAAATTGCTGTGGCCATACTTATGCTGGTAGGGATGATCATCGCCTCGTGGATGGCTTCGGGTACAATCCCAATTATTATCTACTGGGGCCTCAAACTTATAGCTCCTGAACAATTTCTTTTATCTACATTTATTTTGTGTTCTGTCGCCTCACTGGCTACCGGAACATCATTCGGTACTATGGGTACTATTGGTGTGGCATTGCTCGGAGTCGGAGGGGCAATGGGATTTGATCCGGCCTGGACCGTTGGCGCCATTGTTTCCGGCGCATATTTCGGTGACAAAATGTCCCCGGTTTCCGATTCCACTAATATTACAGCCACAGTCTGTGATGTTCCGCTTTTCACTCATATTTCATCCATGATGTGGACTACAGTTCCTGCAGCTATTCTTGCTATTATCGGTTATGCCATTCTTGGTTCTATGCACACCGGTGATCTTTCCAGCGTGAATAACATCAACACTATTCTCACATCTCTTGAAGCAAGTTTTTCACTTTCTCCCATTGCCTTTTTGCCGCCGGTTCTCATGATTGTATTAGCTTACAAACGGTTACCCGTACTGCCTGTCATGGTAATCTGTATACTCAGTGCATTGGCTATAGCCATGTTCGAGGGAGCTACCATCTCAGCTTTGGCCAAAGAGCTTACCACCGGATATAAAGCCGCAACACAGTCTCCTGAACTTAACAAATTGCTTTCCCGCGGTGGACTTATGTCCATCATGGTTACCATCCTGTTGCTTACATGCGGCATGGCTTTTGGTGGTATCTTGGAAAAAGCACGGGTTCTTGAGGTTTTGCTTGAGGCTGTACTTCGCGGAGCAAAATCTCCGCTTCCTCTTGTGGCTGCAACTCTTGGCGCAGCCTACATCATCTTGCTTGGTACAGGAAGCCAGATTCTGGCTGTAGTGGTTCCCGGCAGAGCTTTCGGAGAGAATTATAAAAAAGCCGGTATAGCTCCTCAGGTATTGTCCCGTACCTGTGAAGATGCAGGTACTTTGGGGTGCCCGTTAATTCCTTGGTCCGTTCATGCCTTCTATATCCTTGGCGTACTCGGCGTCAGCGCAATGGAGTTTGTTCCATTTGCATTTTTTAACATAATTATTCCGTTCATCTCGCTAGCCTGTGCTGCAACCGGAATAGGGATCATGAAAAGAAATGATACCCCGGAGCATTCTTTGAAGCCGGCAACCGAATCTAAATCTGCATAA
- the lipB gene encoding lipoyl(octanoyl) transferase LipB — MPISNGLWMEFSRRDYTEMLQLQEVLHSKRLQGIIPDVVILLEHNPCITVGRSGGYNNMLADNATLNKHGITVHDTFRGGNITYHGPGQLVCYPILFLEGENRDLHAHARKMEEVMIRTLHEFSISGERNPEHPGVWVGDNKIGAMGIAVRKWITMHGIALNVCPDLEHFSFIVPCGIASHGVTSMAEVLGHPIDLSSVRKIMRRHISEIFQISLHTAKLEDLIKEDCLEKA, encoded by the coding sequence ATGCCAATTAGTAATGGCCTGTGGATGGAATTTTCACGACGTGATTATACTGAGATGTTGCAACTGCAGGAGGTTCTGCACAGTAAAAGACTGCAAGGAATTATTCCTGATGTTGTTATTTTGTTAGAACACAACCCATGTATCACCGTTGGTCGCAGTGGCGGATATAATAATATGCTCGCAGATAATGCTACCTTGAATAAGCATGGTATTACAGTGCACGATACTTTCAGGGGCGGTAATATTACTTACCATGGGCCCGGGCAGCTTGTGTGTTATCCCATTTTATTTTTGGAAGGGGAGAACAGGGATCTCCATGCACATGCCCGCAAAATGGAAGAAGTCATGATTCGCACTTTGCATGAATTTAGCATTTCCGGGGAACGTAACCCTGAACATCCAGGCGTATGGGTCGGTGATAACAAAATCGGTGCAATGGGAATAGCTGTTCGAAAATGGATCACAATGCACGGTATTGCTCTTAACGTTTGTCCTGATCTCGAACATTTTTCTTTTATTGTTCCCTGCGGAATTGCTTCCCATGGGGTGACTTCTATGGCCGAAGTACTTGGACATCCCATTGATCTCAGCTCAGTGCGAAAAATAATGCGTCGACATATTTCAGAAATTTTTCAGATTTCTTTGCATACCGCCAAATTGGAAGATCTTATTAAGGAGGATTGTCTTGAAAAAGCCTAA
- a CDS encoding MBL fold metallo-hydrolase — protein MNDFIKITLVANAGVHVEYNGLGILVDGVHHEEGHPFCQVSKTDLQHIKDGTNLFKNLDYFLFTHEHPDHFTPQYLLKIIQSRSFKGLFLPNERDGSSNLALLLKHARSINLPYWSLGLDPGEVKRVELADDLIVTAIGSEHMGPQYKNIRNDCFLLTLNGINLLFTGDADYVAEYYIKALCDVHLDAIFVNPIFYHNPNGQEIINKIFRPRAIVIYHMPLEQNDTMQFNFMVNRDIQRYEQPNIQTHILSNKKRSITLSASFIK, from the coding sequence GTGAACGATTTTATAAAAATAACTCTTGTCGCTAACGCCGGAGTCCATGTCGAATACAATGGATTGGGAATCCTTGTAGATGGTGTTCATCATGAAGAAGGCCATCCGTTCTGTCAGGTTTCTAAAACAGATTTACAGCATATAAAAGATGGTACAAATCTTTTCAAAAACCTCGACTATTTTTTGTTTACGCATGAACATCCTGACCATTTTACTCCTCAATATTTACTTAAAATAATACAATCAAGGTCGTTTAAAGGTCTATTTCTTCCGAATGAGCGAGATGGTTCTTCAAATCTTGCTCTGTTGCTGAAACATGCCAGAAGCATTAATCTTCCATACTGGTCTCTAGGGTTGGACCCCGGAGAAGTAAAACGAGTAGAACTTGCAGATGATTTGATCGTAACAGCTATTGGTTCCGAGCATATGGGGCCGCAATATAAGAATATTCGCAACGATTGTTTTTTACTGACGCTTAACGGGATTAACCTTTTGTTTACCGGAGATGCTGATTATGTTGCAGAATATTATATAAAAGCTCTGTGTGACGTTCACCTTGATGCTATTTTTGTAAACCCGATTTTTTATCATAATCCAAATGGACAGGAAATCATTAATAAAATATTCCGACCGCGCGCTATTGTGATCTACCACATGCCACTTGAACAGAATGACACGATGCAGTTTAATTTTATGGTGAATCGAGACATTCAACGATATGAACAACCTAATATTCAAACTCATATTCTTAGTAATAAAAAACGTAGTATTACGTTATCTGCATCTTTTATAAAATAA
- a CDS encoding sulfatase, whose translation MSQNKIENVLFVMLDTLQFNYLGCYGNKEVKTPNLDKFADNGFLFENAYSEGLPTIPVRRALLTGRYTLPYSGWRPLTTEDTSITDVLWCREVQTALVYDTPPMRLPKYGYSRGFDYVRFCNGHELDHETFSNVPLRDEFKGKDYLSPNWLKKGEDGELDDSSNSLIRETECYLKQRQNWTSDADNYSSVVIAEADNWLKEKRDPNRPFFLWLDSFDPHEPWDPPSVWEKKPCPYNPDYEGNPLLLAPWTEIDGVMTEEECAHIRALYAEKVTLVDKWLGKLFDSLKAQGLWDNTMVVVTSDHGQPMGSGEHGHGIMRKCRPWPYEELVHVPLLAHVPGLKGGKRIDSFVQNVDITATILDGLGLGTDAVEEAGHEGISTYDADDMHGISLLPVMRGDTDTVRDFAIAGYYGMSWSIIDHNYSYIHWLLKEIDTDSMNKVFYDGSGSGGNAGAQSAKLEMKEEMWTCVPGAEVSVPQSDELYDRRKDPFQLNNIIEDNRETAKELLQKLKLYIGELRTT comes from the coding sequence ATGTCTCAGAATAAAATTGAAAATGTTCTATTTGTCATGCTGGATACCCTTCAGTTTAACTATTTAGGCTGTTACGGGAATAAAGAAGTCAAAACTCCAAATCTGGACAAGTTTGCTGACAACGGATTTCTGTTTGAAAACGCTTATAGTGAAGGCCTTCCTACCATTCCGGTTCGTCGAGCCCTCCTCACTGGACGTTATACATTACCCTACAGCGGCTGGCGTCCGCTGACCACTGAAGATACATCCATTACTGACGTGCTTTGGTGTCGTGAGGTTCAAACTGCTTTAGTCTATGATACGCCACCCATGCGTCTTCCAAAATACGGATATTCACGCGGGTTTGACTATGTCCGTTTCTGTAACGGTCATGAGCTGGATCACGAAACATTCAGCAATGTTCCTTTGAGAGATGAATTTAAGGGCAAGGATTACCTTTCGCCCAATTGGCTTAAGAAAGGCGAAGACGGTGAGCTGGATGATTCAAGCAATTCTTTGATCCGCGAAACTGAATGCTATCTGAAGCAACGGCAGAACTGGACTTCCGATGCAGATAATTATTCATCGGTTGTCATCGCAGAAGCTGATAATTGGCTGAAAGAAAAACGTGATCCCAATCGTCCATTTTTCTTATGGCTCGACTCCTTTGACCCACATGAACCTTGGGATCCACCGTCCGTCTGGGAGAAAAAGCCTTGTCCGTATAATCCTGATTATGAGGGCAACCCTCTGTTGCTTGCTCCATGGACAGAAATCGATGGCGTTATGACTGAAGAAGAATGCGCGCATATCCGTGCTCTGTACGCCGAAAAGGTCACCCTAGTGGATAAATGGCTTGGTAAGTTATTTGATTCGTTGAAAGCACAAGGACTCTGGGATAACACAATGGTGGTTGTTACTTCTGACCACGGCCAGCCCATGGGTAGCGGTGAACATGGCCATGGGATCATGCGCAAGTGTCGTCCTTGGCCTTACGAAGAATTGGTGCATGTTCCCCTGTTGGCTCACGTTCCAGGATTGAAAGGTGGAAAACGTATTGATTCTTTTGTCCAGAACGTAGATATTACCGCAACGATTCTTGATGGCCTTGGTTTGGGTACTGATGCTGTTGAAGAAGCAGGGCATGAAGGTATTTCAACTTATGATGCGGACGACATGCACGGTATAAGCTTGTTGCCTGTAATGCGTGGTGATACAGACACTGTCCGCGACTTTGCCATTGCTGGGTACTATGGTATGTCCTGGTCTATCATTGATCATAATTACAGTTATATACACTGGCTGCTGAAGGAAATAGACACAGATTCCATGAATAAGGTCTTTTATGATGGTTCAGGTTCAGGCGGCAATGCTGGAGCACAATCTGCAAAGCTGGAGATGAAAGAGGAAATGTGGACCTGCGTGCCTGGGGCAGAAGTCTCGGTACCTCAGTCTGATGAACTCTATGATCGGCGAAAAGATCCTTTTCAGTTAAACAACATCATTGAAGATAATCGTGAAACGGCCAAAGAACTTCTTCAAAAGTTAAAACTGTATATTGGAGAACTTAGAACTACTTAA
- a CDS encoding sigma-54-dependent Fis family transcriptional regulator, whose product MHILLRDDNGFEICTANIDNTTSVEYPLSAPRVQRGPQVDYSQWKHFVEGRQVNLGRLNKNIIDSWRRCMEMSIDPSPRSCWDFTPMTELEPFTSTLRKICGEVESSAYEAIRGTGLLMTFTNAKGRVARTCGDLEILRQADKLNFGPGANWSEDSVGTNAIGTALNTGCPMQVFGEEHFCRSHHSWSCTAAPIIDPHGSIWGCFDISGPKSSDHTKSLKIVLQATRALEQQLCRLYCSELEGQLGSLFSSMFNSVMTGILSLDKSGIIISANSAADVLLGNTWGTLQGRKAEEFFDYDKFLTETKTTSKREPIVMRCRINPDLFVRALNVFSPTGTRIDTIVSICEKQTSHQFAVSAKKDPLNTEPKLEKYPEGFEHILHSSRPMRQAISQASRAARTPSTVILYGESGTGKELFARGIHQAGPRSKNPFVAVNCGSFSEELVQSELFGYSGGSFTGAAKKGRIGKFQMADKGVLFLDEISEMPLSQQVNLLRALEERTIVPVGGTTPHPVDVKIIAATNKDLPELVKQGLFREDLFYRLNVVGVDLPPLRERGNDTILLAEYHLDRLCKEFGIPCEGMLPDVNEVLMAYNWPGNVRELVNCVEYAVNNLSGVWLKKEHLPPYLIEKITNQPIGGSPSLNSGFQLKKREEDAIREALDFHKGNISKTAKALGIGRNTLYSKMERLNIQI is encoded by the coding sequence ATGCATATACTCCTTAGAGACGATAATGGCTTTGAAATTTGCACAGCGAATATCGATAACACTACATCAGTAGAATATCCGCTGTCCGCACCGCGCGTCCAAAGGGGACCACAGGTAGACTATTCCCAATGGAAACATTTTGTGGAAGGCAGACAAGTCAATTTAGGACGCTTAAACAAGAACATCATTGATTCGTGGAGAAGATGTATGGAGATGTCTATTGATCCATCTCCGCGAAGCTGTTGGGATTTTACTCCCATGACGGAATTAGAACCATTTACCTCAACGCTCCGGAAGATTTGCGGAGAGGTTGAAAGTTCAGCCTATGAAGCCATACGCGGCACTGGGTTATTAATGACATTTACTAATGCTAAAGGTCGCGTTGCGCGCACATGCGGAGACCTCGAAATATTACGACAGGCAGATAAGTTAAATTTTGGTCCAGGGGCTAATTGGTCCGAAGACAGCGTGGGTACGAATGCAATAGGAACTGCATTGAACACAGGCTGTCCAATGCAAGTTTTCGGGGAAGAGCATTTCTGCCGCAGTCATCATAGCTGGAGCTGTACCGCTGCCCCGATTATAGATCCTCATGGTAGTATATGGGGATGTTTCGATATCTCAGGCCCCAAGAGCTCAGATCATACAAAAAGTTTAAAGATTGTTCTTCAGGCCACTAGAGCGTTGGAGCAACAGCTGTGTCGTCTTTATTGTTCAGAGCTGGAAGGACAGCTAGGTTCGCTTTTCTCTTCAATGTTCAATTCTGTTATGACCGGTATTCTGTCTCTTGATAAATCAGGAATAATTATAAGTGCTAACAGCGCTGCCGATGTCTTACTTGGAAATACATGGGGAACATTGCAAGGTCGCAAGGCTGAAGAGTTCTTCGACTATGACAAATTTCTTACCGAGACAAAAACAACTTCAAAACGTGAACCCATAGTCATGCGCTGCCGGATCAATCCAGATCTATTTGTTCGCGCTTTAAACGTTTTTAGCCCAACTGGCACGCGCATAGATACAATAGTAAGTATTTGTGAAAAACAGACCTCGCATCAATTCGCTGTTTCTGCGAAAAAAGACCCCCTTAACACAGAACCTAAACTAGAAAAATATCCCGAAGGATTTGAACATATTCTTCATTCCAGTAGACCTATGCGTCAGGCAATAAGCCAAGCGTCCAGAGCTGCCAGAACCCCTTCAACGGTAATACTGTATGGAGAATCCGGCACAGGTAAGGAACTATTCGCTAGGGGCATCCATCAAGCAGGACCCCGCTCAAAAAATCCATTTGTTGCCGTGAATTGCGGATCTTTTTCCGAAGAATTAGTTCAAAGTGAACTCTTTGGGTATAGTGGAGGATCTTTCACAGGAGCTGCTAAAAAGGGGCGTATCGGCAAATTTCAAATGGCAGATAAAGGCGTTCTGTTTCTAGATGAAATTTCGGAAATGCCACTTTCCCAGCAAGTCAACTTACTCAGAGCCTTAGAAGAACGAACGATTGTCCCTGTTGGTGGAACGACCCCTCATCCGGTTGACGTAAAAATAATAGCAGCCACAAACAAAGATTTGCCTGAACTTGTCAAACAAGGACTCTTCCGTGAAGACCTGTTTTACCGCCTTAATGTGGTGGGGGTAGATCTTCCTCCTCTACGTGAACGAGGAAATGACACTATATTGCTGGCTGAGTACCACTTAGATCGCCTGTGTAAAGAGTTCGGTATTCCTTGCGAAGGAATGCTCCCTGATGTTAATGAGGTTTTAATGGCCTACAACTGGCCTGGAAACGTTAGAGAGTTGGTCAACTGTGTTGAATACGCAGTGAATAATCTGTCTGGAGTGTGGCTTAAAAAGGAACACTTGCCACCTTATCTTATAGAAAAAATCACAAACCAACCAATTGGAGGTAGCCCGTCTTTAAACAGTGGATTTCAGCTCAAGAAAAGAGAGGAAGACGCTATTCGAGAAGCATTAGATTTTCATAAGGGAAATATCAGTAAAACGGCTAAAGCGCTGGGAATCGGACGCAATACTTTATACTCCAAGATGGAGCGGCTCAATATTCAAATATAA
- the lipA gene encoding lipoyl synthase, whose protein sequence is MKKPNWLVIPAPNANDMDRIQALLGKGQLHSVCESAQCPNIGECFANKTCTFMILGDVCTRNCAFCAVTHGKPSILDVNEPDMVALTAKQLGLKHVVVTSVTRDDLPDGGAEQFAATIRAIKRENPESTVEVLIPDFGGQDDPLKHVLEAGPHVLNHNLETVPRIYPSVRPGATYERSLKLLSKVPVISSDQQIMTKSGLMLGLGETQDEIIDVMKDLLSIGCRTLTLGQYLRPSALHHPVLEYVHPDKFKQLSEIGKKLGFRQVVSGPLVRSSYHAAESFAQLSA, encoded by the coding sequence TTGAAAAAGCCTAACTGGTTGGTAATTCCAGCCCCCAATGCAAACGACATGGATCGTATTCAGGCCTTACTTGGAAAGGGGCAGCTACATTCTGTGTGTGAAAGTGCTCAGTGCCCGAATATAGGTGAGTGTTTTGCCAATAAAACATGCACGTTTATGATTTTAGGTGATGTTTGCACACGAAACTGTGCTTTTTGTGCAGTGACACATGGTAAACCATCCATCCTTGACGTAAATGAACCTGACATGGTCGCTCTGACTGCTAAGCAATTGGGGTTGAAGCATGTTGTTGTAACTTCGGTTACACGTGACGATTTACCTGATGGTGGAGCAGAACAGTTTGCTGCGACAATACGGGCAATTAAACGTGAAAATCCCGAATCCACTGTGGAAGTTCTCATTCCGGATTTCGGAGGACAAGACGATCCTCTTAAACATGTTCTCGAAGCTGGTCCCCACGTCCTTAACCATAACCTTGAAACTGTTCCCCGTATTTATCCTTCAGTCAGACCTGGAGCAACATATGAGCGATCTTTAAAGTTGCTTAGCAAAGTGCCAGTGATCTCTTCTGATCAACAAATTATGACTAAATCAGGTTTGATGCTTGGCCTAGGCGAAACTCAAGACGAAATTATTGATGTAATGAAAGACTTGCTTAGTATTGGGTGCAGAACTTTGACTCTAGGACAATACCTGCGTCCATCTGCTTTGCATCATCCAGTGCTTGAATATGTTCACCCAGACAAATTCAAACAACTGTCGGAGATAGGTAAGAAGCTTGGATTCAGACAGGTTGTGTCAGGACCACTGGTCCGTAGTTCATATCACGCGGCTGAAAGTTTTGCGCAACTTAGTGCGTAG